In Haloarchaeobius salinus, the sequence CCTTCCCCAGGTAGTCCTGGGCGCCGGCCCGGATAGCCGCCGGCCCGAGACCGGTGTCGGTGTTGCCGGTGACGACGACCACGGGGACGTCCGGGGCCGCCGACACCACGGCTTCGAGGGTTCCGAGGCCGTCGCTGTCGGGGAGCCGGAGGTCGAGCAACACGACGTCGGGTTCGCACTCGGTCAGCCGGTCGAGTGCGTCGGCGAGCCGGTCGGTGTGCGCGGCGAGTTCGAACCCGGCGAGCCGGTCGGTCTCCGGAACCTGGCGCGCTGCCGAGAGCAATCGCTGGAAGTGCCTGGCGTCGTCGGCGTCGTCCTCGACGAGGAGCACTTCGACGGTCTGGGTCGCTGTGTTGGACGGCACGGTTGATCTCTCGGTCGGTCCTCCGCACATCGCGGCGGTCGACGGACGACGACATGTGTTCGTGTCCGGCCTGAGTAAAGTATTCCGGCGTTTCGGGCCGCCGATGCTGCGGTTCTGTGCGACGTCGCCCAGCCCGAATCGCCTGTCGCTGCGGCCGGATTCGACGTGGCGAGTCCATACCTCTAAGAGCATACTGTCTGAAGTACGGGCATGGGTCGTCAGGAGGTCGACGTGTCGCCAGACCGGCAGGCAGCGCTCGACGCGGTGGCGGTGCTGTCCGGGAAGTGGCACCCGACCGTCCTGATCGTGCTCGCCGACCGCGGCCCGAGCGGTTTCAACGAACTCCTGGAGTCGGTCCCGGGGATCTCGGGGAAGGTCCTCACCGAGACGCTGACGGCGCTCGAGGACGTCGACCTCGTCGACCGCACCGTCGTCAGCGAGTCCCCGCTCCGGGTCGAGTACGCACTCACGCCCGCGGGCGAGGACCTCGACGCGGTGTTCGACGTGCTCGCGTCGTGGGCCAACCGTCACCTGGGGTCGGTGGTCCCCACCGTCCTCGTCGCGGACGGCGACCGACGCCTCACCGAGATGTACGGCCGCTGGCTCGATGCGTCCTACATCGCGGTCCGTGCGCACAACGACGAGGAGTTCGAGGCACGCTTCGGGGACGAGATCGACGTGGTCCTCGTCGCCGAGAGCGTCCCCGGCATCGCCCCGGAGCGCATCGCGGAGCGGGTCCGGCCGACGGCGCAGGTCGTGCTGGTGGTCGAAGAACGACCCGGGTTCGACATACTCGCCGTCGAGTGCGACGGTGTCGTCCGGAAGCCGCTCGTCCGCGAGCAGTTGCGTTCCGTCCTCGAGGAACAGCTCTCACGCCGCGGGGCGTCCGAGGCAGTCCGCGAGTACGGCACACTCGCGGCGAAGCGCTCGTTGCTGGAGTCGCACTACTCGCCGGAGACGCTCGCCGGCAACGACACCTACGAGACGCTGTGTTCGCGGATGGACGCGCTCGAGGACCGCATCGAGGACTGACCGACCACCGGGGTCACGTGTCGGCCGCGCAGCCCTCGCCATCGTACCAGGTGGCCCGTACCACGTAGTCGTTCGTCCCCAAGAGCGGGCGGTTCTTGATCCGGACGGTGTAGGTACCGTCCGCAGCCGCCGCGATCGAGTGGATGGTCGCGCTCGGCTCGCTCACGTCGACGAGCGCCGCGCCGTCGGGGTCGAGTATCACGAGTGCCGGGAGATGGTAATCGGCACGAGGCCGCTCCTTGTACAGGTAGACGTCGAGCTCCTCG encodes:
- a CDS encoding winged helix-turn-helix transcriptional regulator, which codes for MGRQEVDVSPDRQAALDAVAVLSGKWHPTVLIVLADRGPSGFNELLESVPGISGKVLTETLTALEDVDLVDRTVVSESPLRVEYALTPAGEDLDAVFDVLASWANRHLGSVVPTVLVADGDRRLTEMYGRWLDASYIAVRAHNDEEFEARFGDEIDVVLVAESVPGIAPERIAERVRPTAQVVLVVEERPGFDILAVECDGVVRKPLVREQLRSVLEEQLSRRGASEAVREYGTLAAKRSLLESHYSPETLAGNDTYETLCSRMDALEDRIED